A single Aspergillus chevalieri M1 DNA, chromosome 3, nearly complete sequence DNA region contains:
- the flbB gene encoding protein flbB (COG:S;~EggNog:ENOG410PJSX), which produces MSNNYPLDHGPPSRHNMQPPPTLRAQPSQASMKTSLGSDFMKFFGGGGGGGGGGNAAQAKKVTRDGQPAKRRGPKPDSKPALTRRQELNRQAQRTHRERKEQYLRTLETELSRLREAYTQDISSANVTVQQQRQVIHSVTEENDILKEILSAHGISYEAELERRKAQRPAPGYHQSSPFSSSMGASTVPSGPASNNNAYTTPPTTIASGLSPRNGSERGVDMSSRSGSFSHSHAHAHGMQCESAFLDGSRGGSAGLHEPVNAQSGIFENDPQLQIDFILTLEGPCREHTDYLCRRSITEADDEDMPFSGHALMASCPPPSYIANTTDKNPYPHKTYDLPAANLSTLFNLSKQLVTEGQITPIMALQRLKAEALYSTLTRDDVKIIIDTLNTKVRCYGFGAVMEDFELADCLSSVLGTKVDAGIHAHSQDELMYA; this is translated from the exons CCCCCTCCGACTTTGCGTG CTCAACCATCGCAGGCCAGTATGAAGACCTCGTTGGGTTCTGACTTTATGAAGTTtttcggcggcggcggtggtggtgggggcGGTGGAAATGCTGCCCAGGCGAAGAAGGTCACTCGAG ATGGCCAACCCGCCAAACGACGAGGTCCCAAGCCTGATAGCAAACCTGCCTTGACCCGGCGACAGGAATTAAATCGTCAAGCTCAGAG AACCCATCGTGAACGCAAAGAACAGTACCTGCGCACTCTGGAGACCGAACTGTCCCGGTTACGAGAGGCCTATACCCAAGACATTTCCTCCGCCAATGTCAccgtgcagcagcagcgacaGGTGATCCACTCCGTGACCGAGGAAAACGATATCCTGAAAGAAATCCTTTCCGCCCATGGTATCTCCTACGAAGCCGAACTCGAGCGTCGCAAGGCCCAGCGTCCGGCCCCTGGTTATCATCAATCGAGTCCCTTTTCTAGTAGCATGGGTGCTTCGACCGTGCCTAGCGGGCCTGCGTCCAACAACAACGCCTACACCACGCCGCCCACTACCATCGCGTCGGGTCTGAGCCCGCGGAACGGATCTGAGAGAGGAGTCGATATGTCATCTAGGTCGGGATCTTTCTCTCATTCTCATGCTCATGCGCATGGTATGCAATGCGAATCTGCCTTCCTGGACGGATCGAGGGGTGGGTCGGCAGGATTGCATGAGCCGGTGAACGCCCAGTCGGGTATTTTTGAGAATGATCCTCAACTCCAGATCGACTTTATCCTGAC TTTGGAAGGACCATGTCGCGAACATACCGACTATCTCTGTCGCCGATCGATAACCGAGGCCGACGACGAAGACATGCCGTTCTCCGGCCATGCGCTGATGGCCAGCTGTCCCCCACCGAGCTACATCGCCAACACGACCGACAAGAACCCATACCCGCACAAGACGTACGACCTCCCGGCCGCCAACCTGTCGACCTTGTTCAACCTCAGCAAGCAACTGGTCACGGAAGGCCAGATTACGCCGATCATGGCCCTGCAGCGCCTGAAGGCTGAAGCCCTGTACAGCACGCTGACGCGGGACGATGTCAAGATCATCATCGATACGCTGAACACCAAGGTGCGATGCTATGGATTTGGAGCCGTGATGGAGGACTTTGAGCTGGCGGATTGTCTGAGCAGCGTGTTGGGAACCAAAGTCGACGCAGGGATTCATGCTCACTCGCAGGATGAGCTGATGTATGCGTGA
- a CDS encoding eukaryotic translation initiation factor 3 subunit D (COG:J;~EggNog:ENOG410PGSY;~InterPro:IPR007783;~PFAM:PF05091;~go_component: GO:0005737 - cytoplasm [Evidence IEA];~go_component: GO:0005852 - eukaryotic translation initiation factor 3 complex [Evidence IEA];~go_function: GO:0003743 - translation initiation factor activity [Evidence IEA]) codes for MAPSSIADLVAALPAEDTWGPATSTDNMLEGVPYAPFSKGDKLGRMADWTAESKDRERGGRQQYNRNFRDQQVYGAGGASSLFNIQAAEDESSFSVVDNTRATAKRTFGGGRGGTVFRGRGQRGGMGQRGGRGGFQRAVGGGRGQGGDRYYDNRGGRGNRGRRFGWKDYDKPQRTREPSVNVRPEWSLLEEVDFNRLSKLNLETPDGEDLDSYGFLYYYDRSYDKAPVKNMERRLVSMDRAAYNVTTSQDPVIQELAEKNEATVFASSDILSMLMCAPRSVYSWDIVIVHQGNKIYFDKRDGASIDLVTVNENAADAPMEVTDNAGGKSADSINTPSALALEATFINHNFALQTMSESQEHRIEFSNPNHFYNASEETEPLASKGYKYRRFDLSLERDEEPLNMIVRTEVDAAMRNPVTGDDQHVIVKALNEFDNKAQGSGGGLDWRNKLWSQRGAVIATEMKNNSCKLARWTTQAILAKADAMKLGFVSRANPRSNAGHVILGVVGYKPREFATQMNLNLGNGWGIVRTIVDRIRALDAGEDAETPKKYLLVKDPNKPVLRLYSVPANTFEEEEEVEEQEVAEEEEEEA; via the exons ATGGCCCCTTCATCGATTGCAGACCTCGTGGCTGCCCTCCCCGCGGAGGACACCTGGGGCCCCGCCACCAGCACCGACAACATGCTGGAGGGCGTCCCGTACGCGCCTTTCTCTAAGGGCGATAAGCTGGGCCGCATGGCCGACTGGACCGCTGAGTCGAAGGACCGCGAGCGTGGTGGCCGCCAGCAATACAACCGGAACTTCAGAG ACCAGCAGGTGTACGGCGCCGGTGGCGCATCGAGCCTGTTCAACATCCAGGCCGCCGAAGACGAGTCCTCGTTCTCCGTTGTCGACAACACCCGCGCAACCGCCAAGCGCACTTTCGGTGGTGGCCGTGGCGGTACGGTCTTCCGCGGCCGTGGCCAGCGTGGTGGTATGGGCCAGCGTGGTGGCCGGGGTGGTTTCCAGCGTGCTGTTGGAGGAGGCCGTGGCCAGGGTGGTGATCGGTACTACGACAACCGCGGCGGGCGCGGCAACCGTGGCCGTCGATTCGGATGGAAGGATTATGACAAGCCGCAGCGGACGCGCGAACCTTCGGTTAACGTACGCCCTGAGTGGTCGCTGCTGGAAGAGGTGGACTTCAACCGTCTATCGAAGCTGAACCTCGAGACTCCCGATGGCGAGGACCTTGACTCGTACGGTTTCCTCTACTACTACGACCGATCGTACGACAAGGCGCCTGTTAAGAACATGGAGCGTCGGTTGGTGTCTATGGACCGCGCTGCCTACAACGTCACCACCTCGCAGGACCCCGTCATCCAGGAGCTGGCGGAGAAGAACGAGGCTACCGTGTTCGCCTCGTCGGATATCCTGTCCATGCTCATGTGCGCTCCCCGCAGTGTCTACTCGTGGGACATTGTGATCGTGCACCAGGGCAACAAGATCTACTTCGACAAGCGCGACGGCGCCTCCATTGACCTCGTCACCGTCAACGAAAACGCCGCTGACGCACCCATGGAAGTCACCGACAACGCAGGCGGCAAGTCGGCCGACTCGATCAACACCCCCAGCGCCCTCGCCCTGGAAGCCACCTTCATCAACCACAACTTCGCCCTGCAAACCATGTCCGAGTCGCAAGAGCACCGCATCGAGTtctccaaccccaaccaCTTCTACAACGCCTCCGAGGAGACCGAACCCCTCGCCTCCAAGGGCTACAAGTACCGCCGCTTCGACCTCTCCCTCGAGCGCGACGAGGAGCCCCTCAACATGATCGTCCGCACCGAGGTCGATGCCGCTATGCGCAACCCCGTCACAGGAGACGATCAGCACGTCATCGTCAAGGCCCTCAACGAATTCGACAACAAGGCCCAGGGCTCCGGCGGTGGCCTGGATTGGCGCAACAAGCTCTGGTCGCAGCGCGGTGCCGTCATCGCCACCGAAATGAAGAACAACTCCTGCAAGCTCGCCCGCTGGACCACCCAGGCTATCCTCGCCAAGGCCGACGCCATGAAGCTCGGTTTCGTGTCGCGCGCCAACCCCCGCTCCAACGCCGGCCATGTCATCCTCGGCGTCGTGGGCTACAAGCCCCGCGAGTTCGCTACCCAGATGAACCTGAACCTGGGTAACGGATGGGGTATTGTGCGGACCATCGTCGACCGCATCCGTGCGCTTGACGCCGGTGAGGACGCGGAGACCCCCAAGAAGTACCTGCTGGTCAAGGATCCGAACAAGCCGGTCTTGCGGTTGTACAGTGTGCCGGCTAACACgttcgaggaggaagaggaggttgaggagcaggaggttgctgaggaggaggaggaggaagcttAA
- a CDS encoding Zn(II)2Cys6 transcription factor domain-containing protein (InterPro:IPR036864,IPR001138;~PFAM:PF00172;~go_function: GO:0000981 - DNA-binding transcription factor activity, RNA polymerase II-specific [Evidence IEA];~go_function: GO:0008270 - zinc ion binding [Evidence IEA];~go_process: GO:0006355 - regulation of transcription, DNA-templated [Evidence IEA]), producing MYPLPPQLQLQAQAQAQAQAQYTVVHPQPHPQPQPQSQPQPQPQSQPQPQSQPQTQSQTQNNHQNPTIQPSKNANASANSNVNPTKTRPSASCIPCRNRKVKCNRQTPCSTCLSRSHPEQCTYTTTDTDRSAMKSAETIADLRRKIRALKMQISEDENDDNGEEEAGGGVDWRELEAMETVFGEMREGEEGVVEGIVGMVREGVGMGELAGYVMDLRKSQAVVEVV from the exons ATGTACCCCTTACCACCCCAACTCCAGCTCCAAGCTCAAGctcaagcccaagcccaagcccaatACACCGTCGTCCACCCACAGCCTCACCCTCAACCACAACCGCAATCGCAACCGCAACCTCAGCCCCAATCGCAACCTCAGCCCCAATCGCAACCTCAAACCCAATCGCAAACCCAAAACAACCACCAAAATCCAACAATCCAACCCAGCAAAAACGCCAACGCCAGTGCAAATTCCAATGTCAATCCGACAAAAACCCGCCCCTCAGCATCTTGCATCCCATGCCGCAATCGTAAAGTCAAG tgcaACCGCCAAACCCCCTGCAGCACATGCCTCTCGCGCTCGCACCCGGAACAATGCACCTACACCACAACCGACACGGACCGCTCTGCTATGAAATCCGCCGAGACAATCGCGGACCTGCGCCGCAAGATCCGCGCTCTCAAGATGCAGATTTCCGAGGACGAGAATGATGATAATGGTGAAGAAGAGGCTGGAGGAGGGGTTGATTGGAGGGAACTCGAGGCGATGGAGACTGTGTTTGGGGAGATGAgggagggtgaggagggggTTGTGGAGGGCATTGTTGGGATGGTGAGGGAGGGAGTTGGGATGGGGGAGTTGGCGGGGTATGTTATGGATTTGAGGAAAAGTCAGGCTGTGGTTGAAGTTGTGTAG
- a CDS encoding putative S-adenosylmethionine-dependent methyltransferase (COG:S;~EggNog:ENOG410PHJ1;~InterPro:IPR013216,IPR029063;~PFAM:PF08242,PF13649,PF08241;~go_function: GO:0008168 - methyltransferase activity [Evidence IEA]): MASFSSTSFSHARYSTFRPTYPLHLYNTILSFHTGPRTTALDLGTGHALVAREISKFFTHIHATDPSQPMLQLARELSANHPNVSFHQATAEDSGFLEDGIVDLVTAGQAAHWFDYERLWPELGRVVKPGGTVAFWGYTDPVILGYPHATELIEHYGSSADPGLLGAYWQQPGRDIVLGKLRAIQPPGEDWETTRVEYDPKTQEGTMFMRAKMKLAELAEFVRTWSAYHGWQERWPERRKKVDDEDTDNTGDVVDELMERIRVEESRLSGKGVQGGWREVVVELEWGTGLVLARRK; the protein is encoded by the exons ATGGCGTCCTTCTC AAGCACCTCGTTCTCCCACGCCCGCTACTCAACCTTCCGCCCAACCTACCCTCTCCACCtctacaacaccatcctctcCTTCCACACCGGCCCCCGCACCACAGCCCTAGACCTAGGAACCGGCCATGCGCTTGTCGCTCGCGAAATAAGCAAATTCTTCACGCACATCCACGCAACAGACCCCTCGCAGCCGATGCTGCAGCTCGCACGGGAACTCTCCGCGAACCATCCCAATGTCTCCTTCCACCAGGCGACGGCTGAGGATTCTGGCTTTCTAGAAGATGGGATTGTTGATCTGGTGACGGCGGGACAGGCGGCGCATTGGTTTGATTATGAGAGGCTTTGGCCTGAGCTAGGGAGGGTTGTTAAGCCTGGTGGGACGGTTGCGTTCTGGGGATATACGGATCCTGTTATTCTGGGTTATCCGCATGCGACGGAGTTGATTGAGCATTATGGGTCTAGTGCTGATCCGGGTCTCTTGGGAGCTTACTGGCAGCAGCCTGGGAGGGACATCGTGTTGGGGAAATTGCGTGCGATACAGCCGCCTGGTGAGGATTGGGAGACTACGCGGGTTGAGTATGATCCGAAGACGCAGGAGGGGACGATGTTTATGCGCGCGAAGATGAAGTTGGCAGAGTTGGCGGAGTTTGTGAGGACTTGGAGTGCGTATCATGGGTGGCAGGAGCGGTGGCcggagaggaggaagaaggtggatgatgaggatacAGACAACACTGGGGATGTCGTTGATGAGCTGATGGAGAGGATTAGGGTTGAGGAGAGTAGGTTAAGTGGGAAGGGTGTGCAGGGGGGTTGGAGggaggttgttgttgagTTGGAGTGGGGGACCGGGCTGGTTTTGGCAAGAAGAaaatga
- a CDS encoding hydrophobin family protein (COG:S;~EggNog:ENOG410Q1WN;~InterPro:IPR001338;~PFAM:PF01185;~SECRETED:SignalP(1-17);~go_component: GO:0009277 - fungal-type cell wall [Evidence IEA];~go_function: GO:0005199 - structural constituent of cell wall [Evidence IEA]), giving the protein MKLSIFSTLAMVALASAFPHEKRETTDAQCVKPYLCCGELKTPLDDTVDPILMGLGINAASIVGSIGLDCKAYDDSCKSEPQCCTEANLLGGTLALGCAPLKSKSS; this is encoded by the exons ATGAagctctccatcttctccacCCTCGCCATGGTCGCCCTGGCCTCCGCCTTCCCCCACGAGAAGCGCGAGACCACTGACGCTCAATGTGTCAAGCCCTACCTCTGCTGCGGAGAGCTCAAGACTCCCCTCGACGACACTGTGGACCCTATTCTCATGGGTCTCGGTATCAACGCCGCTAGCATTGTCGGGTCTATTGGTCTTGACT GCAAGGCTTACGATGACTCTTGCAAGAGCGAGCCCCAGTGCTGCACTGAGGCTAACCTTTTG GGTGGCACTCTTGCTCTCGGCTGCGCACCGCTCAAGTCCAAGTCCTCTTAA
- a CDS encoding uncharacterized protein (COG:S;~EggNog:ENOG410PYS6;~InterPro:IPR038883) — MNRGLPLLAECNIRLSRDIDPSIRNLAHRVAEQSTGHSINVATKPHTPFPFLSLPAELRLRVLQHTNLVTPYHQVDWNPRHGYYLHYGVRGCNWNCDPDDHHGCQFRKCWKNPDGHGCFCSRYHSAFSKHCRCWRPPSPLFLVSKALRDDAQEVFFTQNRFIISPVDGYGEPPKTVLERFEASIFLQDIIPAHFLPRLRFLEFVFPPLDEEYLSPRCSALHDWDNTIDNIMKKLDHPNLKLRVYFADFYDASYASPFRKKITRKEGMTKVASAYMRIVRPLERLKAHGLSHLFVHAAWPWSWTEEGRNTRIWKKHIIENDVSVIERRLERRVMGEEYDGVRLGKKELEKSQWLKAHERSEEFASVID, encoded by the coding sequence ATGAACCGGGGCCTTCCCTTACTTGCTGAGTGCAATATCCGCCTTAGCAGGGACATTGATCCTTCAATCCGAAATTTGGCCCACCGAGTGGCAGAACAATCCACGGGCCATTCAATAAATGTTGCTACCAAACCACATACTCCATTCCCCTTTCTATCTTTACCCGCTGAATTACGACTCCGGGTCCTCCAGCATACAAATCTCGTCACGCCATATCATCAAGTTGACTGGAATCCCCGTCATGGATATTACTTGCACTATGGTGTGAGAGGCTGCAACTGGAATTGCGATCCTGATGATCACCATGGGTGCCAGTTTCGAAAATGCTGGAAAAACCCTGATGGTCATGGGTGTTTTTGTTCTCGATACCATTCCGCTTTCTCAAAACATTGTCGGTGCTGGCGCCCGCCTAGCCCTCTGTTTCTTGTCAGCAAGGCCTTACGGGACGATGCGCAAGAAGTGTTTTTCACGCAGAATCGGTTCATCATTTCTCCGGTTGATGGGTATGGTGAGCCTCCAAAAACAGTTCTGGAGCGCTTTGAAGCATCTATTTTCTTGCAGGATATTATTCCTGCACATTTCTTACCCCGCCTAAGATTCTTGGAATTTGTATTTCCACCATTGGATGAAGAGTATCTCTCACCACGATGCTCAGCACTCCATGATTGGGATAATACAATAGATAACATTATGAAAAAGCTGGACCATCCCAACTTGAAACTGCGCGTTTACTTTGCAGACTTCTACGATGCTAGCTATGCCTCGCCCTTCCGCAAGAAGATTACCCGTAAAGAAGGCATGACCAAAGTGGCTAGTGCATATATGCGCATTGTGCGCCCTCTTGAAAGATTGAAAGCCCATGGACTCAGTCACTTATTCGTGCATGCAGCCTGGCCGTGGTCGTGGACCGAAGAGGGGCGGAATACACGCATATGGAAGAAACACATTATCGAAAATGACGTATCGGTTATTGAACGGCGGCTGGAGAGAAGGGTAATGGGAGAGGAGTATGATGGCGTGCGGTTGGGAAAAAAAGAGCTTGAGAAGAGCCAATGGCTAAAAGCGCATGAGAGGTCAGAAGAATTTGCCTCGGTGATTGACTAA